One Rhodobacteraceae bacterium M385 genomic region harbors:
- a CDS encoding XdhC family protein, whose translation MRKPVSESIAYVEHPSDVLAHATGLIAQDRGFALITSVAIEGGAAREVGSLALVEDTGAMVGYLSNGCIDKDIQFHAAEALQSGTKRVVRYGNGSQFLDLKLPCGGALEVLIDPAPDTEALTAAHETLVARHPATLRFDWPEGAISFTYTPKMRLVLAGRGAVFRATAEVGKSAGFQIFLLSPDEDDIAATTALCEQPPVHLTSLGLGVPLAELDEHSAFLTLFHDHDWEPELLRAAVQTPTSFIGCLGSQRTHAARLDRLATLGVSATDLARVRGPIGLVPSLREAPLIALSAIAEVVSALPTGIRGV comes from the coding sequence ATGAGGAAGCCAGTGTCCGAAAGCATCGCCTATGTAGAGCACCCCAGTGATGTGCTTGCCCATGCGACAGGCCTGATCGCGCAGGACCGAGGTTTCGCGTTGATTACCTCGGTCGCGATTGAGGGCGGCGCGGCGCGGGAAGTAGGCTCATTGGCGCTGGTAGAAGATACCGGGGCAATGGTCGGTTATCTGTCGAACGGCTGCATCGACAAGGATATCCAGTTCCATGCCGCCGAAGCGTTGCAGAGTGGCACAAAGCGCGTGGTGCGTTACGGCAATGGCTCACAATTCCTGGACCTCAAGCTGCCCTGCGGTGGCGCGTTAGAGGTGTTGATTGACCCTGCCCCCGACACCGAGGCACTGACCGCAGCCCATGAAACCCTCGTCGCGCGGCACCCCGCGACGCTGCGTTTTGACTGGCCGGAAGGGGCGATTTCGTTCACCTATACGCCCAAGATGCGTCTTGTGCTGGCCGGTCGTGGGGCGGTGTTTCGGGCCACGGCAGAGGTGGGAAAATCGGCCGGTTTCCAGATTTTCCTGCTGTCCCCGGACGAGGATGATATCGCGGCCACGACGGCGCTTTGCGAACAGCCGCCGGTTCATCTTACCTCTCTGGGGCTAGGGGTGCCGCTAGCGGAGCTGGATGAGCATTCGGCCTTCCTGACGCTTTTTCACGATCACGATTGGGAGCCCGAGCTTCTGCGTGCCGCCGTACAGACACCCACAAGCTTCATCGGCTGTTTGGGCAGTCAACGCACCCACGCCGCACGATTGGATCGGTTGGCGACCTTGGGGGTGAGCGCCACGGACCTTGCCCGGGTGCGCGGCCCCATCGGGCTCGTACCATCGTTGCGCGAAGCGCCGCTGATCGCGCTATCCGCCATTGCCGAGGTCGTATCGGCCCTGCCAACGGGCATTCGCGGCGTCTGA
- a CDS encoding inorganic phosphate transporter, whose amino-acid sequence MTQQQGDPRHLETLDRDLARFSYLENATNMVARPMVGTGVSLVFVLLAGLGAMLFFGQANNTLIVVVAACLGAYMALNIGANDVANNMGPAVGANALSMGGAIAIAVIFESAGALIAGGDVVSTIAKGIIAPESMGTAAVFVWAMMAALLAAALWVNLATWVGAPVSTTHSVVGGVMGAGIAAAGFAAVNWPTMGAIAASWVISPVLGGAVAALFLALIKSRIIYREDKIASARVWVPVLVGIMAGTFAAYLALKGLKKVLPIDMPTALMIGAAIGVLVWLVMIPVIRKQSEGLENRNKSLKVLFGIPLVVSAALLSFAHGANDVANAVGPLAAIVQASQSGDFTQAVSIPFWVMVIGAFGISFGLFLFGPKLIRMVGGQITKLNPMRAYCVALSAAITVIVASWLGLPVSSTHIAVGAVFGVGFFREWDAERRIKNARLAMPDRTQYAPEERRRRKLVRRSHFMTIIAAWVITVPAAAVLSAIIFFLISTVMG is encoded by the coding sequence ATGACACAACAACAAGGCGATCCGCGTCACTTAGAGACGCTAGACCGCGACCTTGCGCGCTTCTCGTATCTAGAGAACGCGACAAACATGGTTGCACGACCAATGGTGGGGACAGGGGTTTCCTTGGTCTTCGTGCTGTTGGCCGGTTTGGGCGCGATGCTGTTTTTTGGGCAAGCGAACAATACGCTGATTGTGGTGGTGGCGGCCTGCCTTGGCGCTTACATGGCGCTGAATATTGGCGCCAATGACGTCGCCAACAACATGGGTCCCGCCGTGGGTGCAAACGCGCTTTCCATGGGCGGCGCCATCGCGATTGCGGTGATTTTCGAGAGCGCAGGCGCGTTGATCGCGGGCGGAGATGTTGTCTCTACCATCGCCAAAGGCATCATTGCGCCAGAAAGCATGGGCACCGCCGCCGTATTTGTATGGGCGATGATGGCGGCTCTGTTGGCCGCGGCCCTTTGGGTAAACCTTGCTACATGGGTCGGCGCGCCGGTTTCCACGACCCATTCGGTTGTGGGCGGCGTGATGGGCGCGGGCATTGCAGCGGCAGGCTTCGCGGCGGTCAATTGGCCCACGATGGGCGCGATTGCAGCAAGTTGGGTGATCTCTCCGGTTTTGGGCGGCGCTGTGGCTGCTTTGTTCCTGGCCTTGATCAAGTCGCGCATCATCTACCGTGAAGACAAAATCGCCTCGGCCCGCGTTTGGGTGCCAGTGCTGGTCGGCATCATGGCGGGTACCTTCGCGGCATATTTGGCGCTGAAGGGTCTGAAGAAGGTCTTGCCGATTGATATGCCCACGGCACTGATGATTGGCGCGGCGATTGGCGTCTTGGTTTGGCTGGTGATGATCCCTGTGATCCGCAAACAATCCGAGGGGCTGGAGAACCGCAACAAGTCCTTGAAAGTGTTGTTCGGTATCCCTCTCGTTGTCTCTGCCGCGCTGCTCAGCTTCGCCCACGGCGCAAACGATGTGGCTAATGCAGTTGGTCCCTTGGCTGCCATTGTTCAGGCATCGCAATCGGGTGACTTTACACAGGCCGTTTCGATCCCTTTCTGGGTCATGGTTATTGGCGCGTTCGGAATTTCCTTTGGGCTGTTCCTGTTTGGCCCCAAACTGATCCGTATGGTCGGGGGCCAGATCACCAAGCTGAACCCGATGCGGGCTTATTGTGTGGCGTTGTCGGCGGCGATCACCGTGATCGTTGCAAGCTGGTTGGGCTTGCCTGTCAGCTCCACTCACATCGCAGTGGGGGCGGTCTTTGGGGTTGGCTTTTTCCGCGAATGGGACGCAGAGCGGCGGATCAAGAACGCCCGCCTCGCCATGCCTGACCGCACCCAATATGCGCCAGAGGAACGCCGTCGCCGCAAGTTGGTCCGGCGCTCGCACTTCATGACGATCATCGCCGCATGGGTCATCACAGTGCCTGCCGCAGCGGTCTTGTCCGCGATCATCTTCTTCCTGATCTCGACCGTTATGGGTTAA
- a CDS encoding DUF4173 domain-containing protein, which translates to MDTQLVIRGLPERLAKDAWWFLDEVHQTPQASEKTATANIAAPHGSLFLTGRMSPKAIGALAVMILLADQLFWQTELGISVALYTLALAACMLAMKPGGVTRKEAGLAMAFVAVCVLPVVELVQPLSLLFCVAAIIGVLAWITTGTYPKLLQTTKTLIEVWFIGPLLLPIEAATDLRASTSRFDAKAALRATALPLGIGGLFLILFASANPLVEAGLGRVTAFHLISSEQFSRGVFWVIGACLLWPYLTASSRFTALTHKPTAISLPLTGLVNAGSVRSSLILFNVMFAVQTFSDIGVLSGGMTLPEGMTYASYAHRGAYPLLITALLSGAFAIAIRPMVAQSALLRGLMYLWLGQTLFLVLTAAIRLGLYVEAYTLTYLRVAAFIWMGLIFVGIVLIIVQMAQNRPTAWLMRGNGIAVAATLYVCCFINFAYLITDYNMSQTTPEQLDLEYLCNLGEQVIPAMMEFGEITDDTACGRGGLPALRFDPIADWQEWGFRRWRLQRYLETYHDL; encoded by the coding sequence ATGGACACGCAATTGGTCATCCGCGGCTTGCCCGAACGGCTCGCAAAGGACGCATGGTGGTTTCTGGACGAGGTCCACCAAACCCCGCAGGCAAGCGAAAAGACGGCGACCGCGAACATCGCCGCGCCGCATGGAAGTCTTTTCCTGACCGGGCGCATGTCGCCCAAAGCAATCGGCGCATTGGCGGTGATGATCCTGCTGGCGGATCAACTATTTTGGCAGACCGAGCTTGGCATATCCGTCGCGCTATACACCTTGGCGCTGGCCGCCTGCATGTTGGCAATGAAGCCCGGCGGTGTGACCCGAAAAGAGGCGGGATTGGCGATGGCCTTTGTGGCGGTCTGCGTCCTTCCGGTGGTGGAGCTCGTGCAACCGCTTTCGCTGCTGTTTTGCGTGGCAGCGATCATCGGCGTGTTGGCATGGATCACCACGGGCACTTACCCAAAGTTGTTGCAAACCACCAAAACGCTGATCGAGGTTTGGTTCATCGGTCCTTTGCTCCTCCCGATCGAGGCCGCAACAGACCTGCGGGCAAGCACCTCCCGCTTTGACGCAAAGGCCGCGCTGCGGGCCACGGCCCTTCCTCTTGGCATCGGCGGGTTGTTTCTGATCCTGTTTGCCAGTGCCAACCCTTTGGTGGAGGCCGGATTGGGCCGCGTGACCGCTTTCCACTTGATCTCGTCCGAGCAGTTCTCTCGGGGGGTGTTTTGGGTCATCGGGGCTTGCTTGTTGTGGCCCTACCTAACCGCGTCGAGCCGGTTTACGGCGCTCACCCATAAGCCCACGGCGATTTCCTTACCGCTGACCGGATTGGTTAACGCGGGTTCTGTGCGGTCCTCATTGATCCTGTTCAACGTGATGTTCGCAGTCCAGACCTTCTCGGACATTGGGGTGCTGTCGGGCGGCATGACCCTGCCCGAGGGGATGACCTACGCAAGCTACGCCCACCGAGGTGCCTACCCTTTGCTCATCACCGCGTTGCTGTCGGGAGCGTTCGCCATAGCGATCCGACCCATGGTGGCCCAAAGCGCGTTGCTGCGCGGGCTGATGTACCTATGGTTGGGGCAAACCCTGTTTCTGGTGCTGACCGCCGCCATCCGTCTTGGACTCTATGTCGAGGCCTATACGCTCACCTACCTGCGGGTCGCTGCGTTCATCTGGATGGGGCTGATTTTTGTCGGAATCGTGCTCATCATCGTGCAGATGGCGCAGAATCGCCCGACCGCTTGGTTGATGCGCGGCAACGGCATCGCGGTGGCGGCAACCCTTTATGTCTGCTGCTTCATCAATTTCGCCTACCTGATTACCGATTATAACATGTCTCAGACTACTCCCGAGCAGTTGGACCTAGAGTATCTGTGTAATCTTGGCGAACAGGTGATCCCCGCGATGATGGAGTTCGGTGAGATCACCGACGATACCGCTTGCGGGCGGGGCGGTTTGCCTGCCCTGCGGTTCGATCCGATCGCCGATTGGCAGGAATGGGGCTTTCGCCGGTGGCGTCTGCAACGCTACCTTGAAACCTACCACGACCTTTGA
- a CDS encoding response regulator — protein MPTQILIIDDDPNIKDVIGFAVEAAGFTPAYASDGAEGLTKAQSGAFDLVVLDIGLPEMDGLEVCKALRRTSEVPILFLTARDDEIDRVLGMEIGGDDYVTKPFSPRELVARIKAILKRTARVAPATEGPLTRGALTVDTERHQSQIAGQEVPLTTSEFSLLTALMRRPDHVVSRAQLVDEVYGANIHVSDRTIDSHIRNLRAKLKDAGLPDAIATVHGVGLRMGPCTL, from the coding sequence ATGCCCACGCAAATCCTGATCATCGACGATGATCCCAACATCAAAGACGTCATCGGCTTCGCGGTGGAGGCGGCAGGGTTTACCCCCGCCTACGCCAGCGACGGGGCCGAGGGGCTGACCAAGGCGCAAAGCGGCGCGTTTGATCTTGTGGTGCTCGATATCGGGCTGCCCGAGATGGACGGGCTGGAAGTCTGCAAAGCCCTGCGCCGCACATCCGAGGTGCCAATCCTGTTCCTGACCGCCCGCGACGATGAGATTGACCGTGTGTTGGGAATGGAAATTGGCGGCGACGACTACGTCACCAAACCGTTCAGCCCGCGCGAATTGGTGGCCCGGATCAAGGCCATCTTGAAACGCACAGCGCGGGTTGCCCCTGCCACCGAGGGACCCCTCACAAGGGGGGCACTGACGGTGGACACTGAACGTCACCAAAGCCAAATTGCGGGGCAAGAGGTGCCCCTGACGACCTCGGAATTTTCGCTTCTGACGGCCCTGATGCGGCGGCCCGATCATGTCGTGTCGCGCGCTCAGCTGGTGGATGAGGTTTACGGCGCAAATATCCACGTCTCGGATCGCACGATTGACAGCCATATCCGCAATCTTCGTGCCAAGCTGAAAGACGCAGGCTTGCCCGATGCCATAGCCACGGTTCACGGCGTCGGTCTGCGGATGGGCCCATGCACTCTGTAA
- a CDS encoding sensor histidine kinase, which produces MGLVILAVLALVLCLPIAGLFLFRFYANQLVQQTEESLLMQAAVLTAAYEQLYRDAAEVTNTPQLPAISPQTRSYQPLFPSVTMNPQAILPPRPDPLPATEAIGAAYTQIGPQLSLIALRAQEQTLAGYRFLDRHGTVIAGSAEDGTYLGHVNEVAMALNGDVASVARTRVRPAGEPLLYRLSQGTRVRIFVAMPAMVGDDIIGVVYLSRTPNHIFRFLYGERWNLLQAAVFVLLSTGAIGFVFWRFVSQPIRALIRRTDEMQAASRWEPLEHYGTREVETLARSFQALTERLHHQRDTLTTYTAHVSHEMKSPLTSIKGAAELMQDDMPPEVRTRFLDNIRADAARIEDLLARMRDYSAVGAETLRGECMVRDIVPSVTGLNVSVAPEEATAPIPGDVLAMVLTHLLENATDHGATSVQIDADANGLTITDDGRGISEGNRARVFEPFFTTRRGAGGTGMGLNIVRSAVEAAGGAITLEPSAKGARFRITFAA; this is translated from the coding sequence TTGGGGCTCGTGATCCTCGCGGTGTTGGCGCTGGTGCTGTGCTTGCCCATCGCGGGCCTGTTTCTGTTCCGCTTCTACGCCAACCAATTGGTGCAACAGACCGAGGAAAGCCTGTTGATGCAGGCCGCCGTCCTGACCGCCGCCTATGAGCAATTGTACCGCGATGCCGCCGAGGTCACGAACACGCCGCAACTTCCTGCGATCTCTCCTCAGACGCGCAGCTATCAGCCGCTGTTCCCCTCGGTTACCATGAACCCTCAGGCGATCCTGCCCCCGCGCCCCGATCCCTTGCCCGCGACTGAGGCCATTGGCGCGGCCTACACCCAGATCGGCCCGCAACTGTCGCTTATCGCCCTGCGCGCGCAAGAGCAGACCTTGGCAGGCTACCGCTTCCTAGACCGGCACGGCACGGTCATCGCGGGCAGTGCTGAGGATGGCACCTATCTGGGGCACGTGAACGAAGTCGCGATGGCACTAAACGGCGATGTCGCCTCGGTCGCGCGCACTCGGGTCCGGCCCGCGGGGGAACCTTTGCTCTATCGGCTGTCCCAAGGCACAAGGGTCCGCATCTTCGTGGCCATGCCAGCGATGGTCGGCGACGACATCATCGGCGTTGTCTACCTCAGCCGCACCCCCAACCACATCTTCCGCTTTCTTTACGGGGAACGGTGGAACCTGCTGCAAGCAGCGGTCTTCGTGTTGCTGTCCACCGGAGCGATCGGCTTCGTTTTCTGGCGTTTCGTATCGCAACCCATCCGGGCGCTGATCCGGCGCACCGACGAGATGCAGGCGGCCTCCAGATGGGAACCACTGGAGCATTACGGCACCCGAGAGGTGGAGACATTGGCCCGTAGCTTCCAAGCCCTGACCGAGCGGCTGCATCACCAGCGCGATACGCTGACCACCTACACCGCCCATGTCAGCCACGAGATGAAATCGCCCCTGACCTCCATCAAAGGCGCGGCAGAGCTGATGCAAGACGACATGCCGCCCGAGGTCCGCACCCGGTTTCTGGACAACATCCGCGCCGACGCCGCACGGATTGAGGATTTGCTGGCACGGATGCGCGACTATTCCGCCGTGGGGGCCGAGACCCTTCGGGGCGAATGCATGGTGCGCGATATCGTACCATCAGTCACGGGGCTCAACGTTTCGGTCGCACCGGAAGAGGCGACTGCCCCCATCCCCGGCGATGTACTGGCGATGGTCCTGACCCACCTACTGGAAAACGCCACCGATCACGGCGCGACGTCTGTGCAGATCGACGCCGACGCCAATGGGCTGACAATCACCGACGACGGTCGGGGTATTAGCGAAGGCAACCGCGCCCGTGTGTTCGAGCCGTTCTTCACGACCCGCCGGGGCGCGGGCGGCACGGGGATGGGCCTCAACATCGTGCGTTCTGCCGTTGAAGCGGCTGGCGGGGCGATCACGCTGGAACCCTCGGCCAAGGGCGCACGGTTTCGGATCACCTTCGCGGCGTAG
- a CDS encoding LysR family transcriptional regulator: protein MIKSQITLKQLEAFISVVDMGTFRKAADVLGTTQPNISTRIAALETTLGTVLMHRDAGSVRLTEKGATLLEAARKVLLAGEDFLAIAGRQDLIDDRLRLGVTELVACTWLHDFLRAFQRLYPNVRVELDVNLSVEIEKDLVANQLDLALQTGPFTRKMAGTLPLGQAPYCWVVAPSLPLPTGFADLFDGPVISHGRDTRASAGLAEQARAQGVAVNQIVHSSSLTSCVAMAVDGMGPALLPKAMVAEDIAAGRLQEFSCGWLPDTLQLFARYDPKRTPHFVRDAAELAMSLTG from the coding sequence ATGATAAAAAGCCAGATCACTCTAAAGCAGCTAGAGGCGTTTATCAGCGTCGTGGATATGGGCACGTTTCGGAAGGCCGCCGATGTCTTGGGGACAACGCAGCCAAATATCTCGACCCGGATCGCGGCGCTAGAAACGACATTGGGAACCGTGTTGATGCACCGCGATGCGGGCTCTGTCCGGCTGACCGAGAAGGGGGCAACCTTGCTCGAGGCCGCGCGAAAAGTGCTTCTGGCGGGCGAGGACTTCCTTGCCATCGCGGGGCGGCAAGACCTCATCGATGATCGCCTGCGCCTTGGGGTGACCGAACTTGTCGCCTGCACATGGCTGCACGATTTCCTGCGCGCCTTTCAGCGGCTGTACCCCAATGTCCGGGTGGAGTTGGACGTGAACCTGTCGGTCGAGATCGAGAAAGACCTTGTCGCAAACCAGTTGGATCTTGCCCTGCAAACCGGACCATTCACGCGCAAGATGGCGGGGACTTTGCCCCTTGGCCAAGCGCCCTATTGTTGGGTTGTGGCCCCGTCGCTCCCGTTGCCGACCGGGTTTGCCGATCTGTTTGACGGTCCGGTTATCAGCCATGGCCGCGACACGCGCGCTTCGGCAGGGTTGGCAGAACAGGCCCGCGCCCAGGGGGTGGCGGTGAACCAGATCGTGCATTCCAGCAGCCTCACGTCTTGCGTGGCCATGGCGGTGGACGGCATGGGGCCCGCCTTGCTGCCCAAAGCGATGGTGGCCGAGGATATTGCCGCCGGTCGGCTGCAAGAATTTAGCTGTGGCTGGCTGCCTGATACGCTTCAGCTATTCGCCCGTTACGACCCAAAGCGTACGCCGCATTTCGTCCGCGATGCCGCTGAGTTGGCGATGAGTCTGACAGGATAG
- a CDS encoding hydantoinase/oxoprolinase family protein gives MTSSASFRLGVDIGGTFTDVVLEDAAGTQFSTKVLTTYAAPENAIIDGMQQVCAKAGITPGQITQIIHGTTLATNALIERRGAKTALITTEGFRDVIEMRTESRFEQYDLNLTLPEPLLPRQMRFTVTERVNSKGEVMIDLDPEQVRYVALKIKEAGFESVAVGLIHSYLNPAHERAVRDILAEVVPDVSVSLSCEVSPQMREYERFNTVVANAYIKPLMASYLGRLEDRLSDEGVSCRIFLMHSGGGIISIQNAAEFPVRLVESGPAGGAVFAAHIAARYGLDKVLSFDMGGTTAKICLIKNQTPKTSRVFEVARTYRFKKGSGMPISIPVIDMVEIGAGGGSLAHVDALRQIRVGPESAGSEPGPACYGRGGERPAVTDADLVLGKLDPDNFAGGSIRLDAAASSSALEGVLGASLSMDATEAAFGVAEVVDENMANAARVHAVENGEDLSEYTMIAFGGAAPLHAGRLCEKLGIERCLVPPGAGVGSAIGFLRAPFSFEANRSVYMKLSDFAPDTIKALLGDLQQEATGFVRTCDADAPILSEFKVYMRYTGQGWEIPIDLTEAQALAPDAATFEARFEEEYAKLFGRTVAGMDIEITVWSVNATTPPEDVARNAPFASAGAAATRGQRKLFDPALGAFTEAQIVARGDMQIGQIGEGPAVIVEDETTIIVPSSRDAIRAGDGCIDVVAKQLNTGAAQ, from the coding sequence ATGACTTCTTCCGCCTCTTTCCGCCTCGGTGTTGATATCGGCGGCACGTTTACTGATGTCGTTCTGGAAGACGCCGCGGGCACGCAGTTTTCGACCAAAGTGCTGACGACTTATGCTGCCCCTGAAAACGCGATCATCGACGGGATGCAACAGGTCTGCGCCAAGGCGGGCATAACGCCGGGCCAGATCACCCAGATCATCCACGGCACGACGCTGGCCACAAATGCGCTGATCGAGCGTCGGGGGGCGAAGACCGCGCTGATCACCACCGAGGGTTTCCGCGATGTGATCGAGATGCGGACAGAGTCGCGGTTTGAGCAGTACGACCTGAACCTCACCCTGCCCGAGCCGCTATTGCCCCGTCAGATGAGGTTCACCGTGACAGAGCGGGTGAACTCGAAGGGCGAAGTGATGATCGACCTTGATCCCGAACAGGTCCGCTACGTGGCATTGAAGATCAAGGAAGCCGGGTTCGAAAGCGTTGCGGTGGGTCTGATCCACTCATATCTGAACCCCGCCCATGAACGGGCCGTGCGCGATATTTTGGCCGAAGTGGTGCCGGATGTGTCGGTGTCGCTTTCGTGCGAAGTCTCGCCCCAGATGCGAGAGTATGAGCGTTTCAACACCGTCGTTGCCAACGCCTATATCAAGCCGTTGATGGCATCCTATCTGGGCCGGTTGGAAGACCGATTGTCCGATGAAGGCGTAAGCTGTCGCATCTTCCTGATGCATTCGGGCGGGGGCATCATCTCGATCCAGAACGCGGCGGAATTTCCGGTACGGTTGGTGGAATCCGGCCCCGCTGGCGGCGCGGTCTTCGCGGCGCATATCGCGGCACGGTATGGATTGGACAAGGTGCTGTCCTTCGACATGGGCGGGACGACTGCGAAGATATGCCTGATCAAGAACCAGACGCCCAAGACCAGCCGCGTGTTCGAAGTGGCGCGGACCTATCGTTTCAAGAAGGGCTCGGGCATGCCTATATCAATTCCGGTAATTGATATGGTCGAGATCGGCGCAGGCGGCGGATCATTGGCCCATGTGGACGCCCTGCGACAGATCCGTGTGGGACCGGAAAGCGCGGGGTCCGAGCCGGGACCGGCGTGCTACGGGCGCGGCGGCGAACGTCCTGCGGTGACTGACGCGGATTTGGTCTTGGGGAAATTGGACCCGGACAATTTCGCCGGGGGCTCCATTCGCCTTGATGCCGCAGCCTCCTCCTCCGCCCTGGAGGGCGTCCTCGGCGCTTCGCTCAGCATGGACGCCACAGAAGCCGCGTTTGGCGTGGCCGAAGTGGTGGATGAAAACATGGCCAATGCCGCACGGGTCCATGCGGTGGAAAATGGCGAGGACCTGAGCGAATACACGATGATCGCGTTTGGTGGCGCGGCGCCGCTGCACGCCGGACGGCTGTGCGAAAAGCTTGGTATCGAGCGGTGCCTTGTGCCGCCGGGTGCAGGCGTGGGTAGCGCGATCGGCTTCCTGCGCGCGCCGTTCTCGTTCGAGGCAAACCGATCAGTCTATATGAAACTGTCGGACTTCGCGCCCGACACGATCAAAGCGCTGCTTGGCGATTTGCAGCAGGAGGCCACGGGGTTCGTGCGCACTTGCGATGCGGACGCGCCGATCCTGTCGGAATTCAAGGTCTACATGCGCTACACCGGGCAAGGCTGGGAAATCCCCATCGACCTGACCGAGGCGCAAGCCTTGGCCCCCGATGCCGCCACGTTCGAGGCCCGGTTCGAGGAGGAATACGCCAAGCTGTTCGGGCGCACGGTGGCTGGCATGGATATTGAGATCACCGTCTGGTCTGTCAACGCTACGACCCCGCCCGAGGACGTGGCCCGTAACGCGCCATTTGCATCCGCAGGAGCTGCCGCAACACGGGGACAGCGCAAGCTGTTCGATCCCGCCTTGGGCGCTTTCACCGAGGCGCAGATCGTGGCGCGGGGTGATATGCAGATAGGTCAGATCGGCGAAGGCCCCGCCGTCATTGTCGAAGACGAGACCACGATCATTGTCCCGTCCAGCCGCGATGCCATACGCGCTGGCGATGGGTGTATCGACGTTGTGGCTAAGCAACTGAACACAGGAGCCGCACAATGA
- a CDS encoding hydantoinase B/oxoprolinase family protein translates to MTQPSTVAYQVMWNRLVSIVEEQAQALVRTAFSTSVREAGDLSAGVYDTHGRMLAQAVTGTPGHVNAMADAVPHFIRRIGRGNMFEGDVYITNDPWEGTGHLHDITMVSPSFRNGALVGFFACTAHVVDVGGRGFGADAHSVYEEGIYLPIMKFAERGEVDQSLIRIVRGNVREPDQLVGDMYALATCNEIGHRRLIDMMAEFDLPDLDGIAAFILDNSRRATLERINALPRTSAKGEMTVDGFDTPITLKASVTVHEDRIVTDFSGTSGVDPKGINCPMVYTKAYACYALKVAIAPEIPNNAASLAPFEVTAPEGTIVNAVHPAPVALRHIVGHFVPDVVFDAFDKIVPGLVPAEGAGCLCNFQMSVRPTGPEGRRAEVLTFNSGGSGARPGFDGLNATAFPSGVMTMPIEATEHAGPVIIWRKELRPGSGGAGKTRGGLGQYMDVSAMPGHEFDLQAMFDRGDHPARGRRGGHAGGATKIAQDDGTKMRVKGKQFVAEGRRVEMAFPGGAGYGNPAERDPALVKRDLARGYISAEEAAQDYGLSADDIAAVAAAVARGEDV, encoded by the coding sequence ATGACCCAGCCTTCAACCGTTGCTTATCAAGTCATGTGGAACCGCCTGGTTTCCATTGTCGAGGAACAGGCGCAAGCGCTGGTGCGCACGGCGTTCTCCACCTCGGTCCGCGAAGCCGGAGACCTGTCCGCAGGCGTCTACGACACCCATGGCCGGATGCTGGCCCAAGCCGTCACGGGCACGCCCGGCCACGTCAACGCCATGGCCGACGCGGTGCCGCATTTCATCCGCCGTATTGGGCGCGGGAATATGTTCGAGGGCGATGTCTACATCACCAATGACCCTTGGGAAGGCACCGGCCATTTGCACGATATCACCATGGTTTCCCCCTCTTTCCGCAACGGCGCTTTGGTCGGCTTCTTCGCCTGCACCGCCCATGTGGTGGACGTGGGTGGGCGCGGGTTCGGAGCCGATGCCCATTCCGTCTACGAGGAAGGCATCTACCTGCCGATCATGAAGTTCGCCGAGCGGGGAGAGGTCGACCAGTCCCTGATCCGCATCGTGCGCGGCAATGTGCGCGAGCCGGACCAACTGGTTGGCGACATGTACGCTTTGGCCACTTGCAACGAAATCGGCCACCGCCGCCTGATCGACATGATGGCAGAATTCGACCTGCCCGATCTGGATGGCATCGCGGCGTTCATCCTCGACAATTCACGACGGGCGACGTTGGAACGGATCAACGCCCTGCCCCGCACCTCGGCCAAGGGCGAAATGACGGTGGATGGTTTCGACACGCCCATCACGTTGAAGGCCAGCGTCACGGTGCATGAAGATCGCATCGTCACCGATTTCTCCGGCACATCGGGCGTCGACCCCAAAGGCATCAACTGCCCGATGGTCTACACAAAAGCCTATGCCTGTTACGCTCTAAAAGTCGCGATTGCGCCGGAAATTCCTAACAACGCGGCCTCGCTGGCGCCGTTTGAGGTGACAGCCCCCGAAGGCACAATCGTCAACGCCGTCCACCCCGCGCCGGTGGCCTTGCGCCATATCGTCGGGCATTTCGTGCCAGATGTCGTGTTCGATGCCTTCGATAAGATCGTGCCCGGCCTCGTGCCCGCCGAGGGCGCGGGCTGCCTGTGTAACTTCCAGATGTCGGTGCGCCCCACCGGGCCCGAGGGGCGCAGGGCCGAAGTTTTGACGTTCAACTCCGGCGGGTCCGGCGCACGGCCCGGCTTTGACGGGCTAAACGCCACCGCCTTCCCCAGCGGCGTGATGACCATGCCGATCGAGGCCACTGAACACGCGGGCCCCGTCATCATCTGGCGCAAAGAACTGCGCCCCGGCTCAGGCGGCGCGGGCAAGACCCGTGGGGGCCTTGGGCAATATATGGATGTCAGCGCGATGCCAGGCCATGAGTTTGACCTGCAAGCGATGTTTGACCGGGGCGATCACCCGGCACGCGGCCGGCGCGGCGGACACGCGGGCGGCGCCACCAAGATCGCCCAAGACGACGGCACCAAGATGCGCGTGAAAGGCAAGCAATTCGTGGCAGAGGGACGCCGCGTGGAAATGGCTTTCCCCGGTGGTGCGGGCTACGGCAACCCAGCCGAGCGCGACCCCGCGCTAGTCAAACGCGACTTGGCGCGCGGTTACATCAGCGCCGAAGAGGCCGCACAAGACTACGGCTTGTCAGCCGATGATATCGCCGCCGTCGCCGCCGCTGTGGCCCGTGGTGAGGACGTTTGA